One window from the genome of Salvia splendens isolate huo1 chromosome 9, SspV2, whole genome shotgun sequence encodes:
- the LOC121747620 gene encoding acid phosphatase 1-like: MAFIQWVLIALVVILSAGPTWSVPSIIQMRPEKDTLLDADVRRKSDHLFCSSWRFTVETNDAGAWTRVPARCVDFVKEYITGDLYASELEAVAANAAEYARAIGVSGDGRDAWVFDIDETLLSNVHYYAVNGFGSQIFDEYSFNEWVELREAPAIIPGLRLYKELQKLGFTLFLLTGRGEYQRHATERNLMYAGFANWEKLIVRGNTDKGKPASVFKSEKRKEIEDAGYIIHGSSGDQWSDLMGFALARRSFKLPNPLYYIA, from the exons ATGGCGTTTATCCAATGGGTCCTGATTGCGCTCGTCGTGATCCTCAGCGCTGGGCCCACTTGGTCGGTCCCTTCCATCATTCAGATGAGGCCGGAAAAGGACACCCTTTTGGACGCCGACGTCCGCCGGAAATCCGACCACCTCTTCTGCAGCAGCTGGCGCTTCACGGTCGAGACCAACGACGCCGGCGCCTGGACGCGCGTGCCGGCGAGGTGCGTCGATTTCGTGAAGGAGTACATCACCGGCGACCTCTACGCCTCCGAGCTGGAGGCCGTCGCGGCCAATGCAGCCGAGTACGCCAGGGCCATCGGGGTCTCCGGCGACGGCAGAGACGCCTGGGTTTTCGACATCGACGAGACCTTGCTCTCCAATGTCCACTACTACGCCGTCAACGGATTCGG ATCACAGATATTTGATGAATATTCTTTCAACGAATGGGTAGAGTTGAGGGAGGCTCCTGCAATAATCCCTGGGCTGAGATTGTACAAGGAGCTACAGAAGCTAGGCTTCACATTATTCCTGTTGACCGGACGGGGTGAATATCAGAGGCATGCTACGGAGCGTAACCTAATGTACGCTGGATTCGCCAACTGGGAAAAGCTTATCGTCAGGGGAAACACTGATAAAGGTAAGCCGGCATCAGTTTTCAAATCagagaagaggaaggagatAGAGGATGCAGGTTACATAATCCACGGGAGCTCCGGAGATCAGTGGAGCGACTTGATGGGATTCGCTCTCGCAAGACGCTCCTTCAAACTACCCAACCCCTTATACTACATTGCCTAG